The sequence TGTAAAATTGTGCGGCGTAACCGATAAAGGTAATCAATGTCTCGCTCGACTGAAATTTGCACCAAACCTCTGAAGTCCAAAAGCCGCCGTACCATTCTCAAAGCAGGTGGAACGCTGCTTATTTCGGTTGTCGCGCCACTGACCTCGCAATCTGCACGGGCCGCACAAATTCTTGCGGTACGGGTCTGGCCTGCTGACGACTATACCCGCGTTACGCTGGAAAATGATGTCGAACTAAAAGCTACCCATTTTCTGGTGCAAAATCCTGCCCGAATGGTGGTCGATATCGAAGGGATTGAACTGAATCCGGCACTGAAAGAACTGGTCGCCAAAATTCAATCGAACGATCCTTATATTAAGCAGGTTCGGGTTGGTCAGAATCGACCAAATGTGGTCCGTCTGGTGTTTGACCTGAAAGATCAGGTCGTACCGCAGGTCTTTACGCTGGACCCAATCGGGAATTACAAATACCGTTTGGTGTTCGATTTGTATCCACTAGTGCCGCCCGATCCAATTGCCATGATGATCCAAAAAGGCGAATGGCCGACAGCGGAGCCGGGAGAGATCGTCCCGCCAGTAGCAGTCACCAAGCCAGTACCGGTGGTGCCACCGCCAGAACCGCCGGTGGCAAGGGTTGATCCCAAAGCGCAGAGAAAACTTGAGAAGTCGCCCACCATGACGCGGATGATCACCATTGCACTTGACCCCGGTCATGGCGGTGAAGATCCTGGCGCAACCGGTAGTCGCGGCAATCATGAAAAAGATATCGTGCTCGCCATCGCCAAGCGCCTTAAAGCCAAGATTGAACAGCAGCCTAATATGCGCGTAATGCTAACGCGTGACGCTGATTTCTTTGTGCCACTAGGTATGCGGGTGCAGAAGGCACGTAAAGTTCAGGCTGACTTATTTGTCTCGATCCATGCCGATGCTTTCGTGACACCCACTGCGCGTGGCTCGTCCGTTTTTGCATTGTCTGAAAAAGGTGCCACTTCGACCGCCGCCCGCTGGATGGCCAACCGAGAAAACGCCTCAGATTTGATTGGCGGGGTGAATATCAAAAGTCATGACAAGCAACTTGCGGGCGTTTTGCTCGATTTGTCTACCACTGCGCAAATCAATGACAGTATGAAACTTGCCAGCGCGGTCCTTGGTGAAATCGGCGGTATTAATAGGCTTCACAAAGGGTCGGTCGAACAAGCCGGTTTCGCAGTGCTTAAAGCGCCTGATATCCCAAGTATTCTGATTGAAACCGCCTTCATCTCAAACCCGGAAGAAGAAGCCAAA is a genomic window of Glaciimonas sp. CA11.2 containing:
- a CDS encoding N-acetylmuramoyl-L-alanine amidase — protein: MSRSTEICTKPLKSKSRRTILKAGGTLLISVVAPLTSQSARAAQILAVRVWPADDYTRVTLENDVELKATHFLVQNPARMVVDIEGIELNPALKELVAKIQSNDPYIKQVRVGQNRPNVVRLVFDLKDQVVPQVFTLDPIGNYKYRLVFDLYPLVPPDPIAMMIQKGEWPTAEPGEIVPPVAVTKPVPVVPPPEPPVARVDPKAQRKLEKSPTMTRMITIALDPGHGGEDPGATGSRGNHEKDIVLAIAKRLKAKIEQQPNMRVMLTRDADFFVPLGMRVQKARKVQADLFVSIHADAFVTPTARGSSVFALSEKGATSTAARWMANRENASDLIGGVNIKSHDKQLAGVLLDLSTTAQINDSMKLASAVLGEIGGINRLHKGSVEQAGFAVLKAPDIPSILIETAFISNPEEEAKLTDNAYQDKMADAILTGIKKYFSHNPPLSKNQMT